From the Nodularia sphaerocarpa UHCC 0038 genome, the window TATCAGCCAGAGCCGACGTTTAGAGCATCCGACCGGAGGCATTCGTCTAGAACAACTTCGGACTAAGAGTTTTATGGGAATGAATTTTGCAGTACGTTCAGTTATCGACGTGGAAGAAAATTTTCCTCATGAAATTCATTATCAGTTAATCGAGGGAGATATGAAAGCTTTATCTGCCTACTGGCGGTTAAAGCCTTGGAGTTTATCTGATTCAAAAGCTGGAATCGCGCTCATTTATGATTTTTTAGTTTTACCAAAACCCATTTTTCCAATGCCTTTAGTCGAACACATTTTGAGCCACGATATCCCAGCAAGTATGTTAGCGATTCGTCAGCGAGTAGAAGAGATTTATGGTTCAAAATAACTGATTTATCTTAATAGCTATTTTAAATAGTTGCGATCGCGCTGCTGCTGTCCTCAAACAAGCTAAAGAGAGGGGTATACATAGTTTGTAGTTAATTATACTAAAAAAGTTCAGATTCAGGCGATCGCAAGTTTGGTAGAAACAGGGCGCTTGACCGTCTGCATTTTTCCCTAATCCCCTGACCAAAAAGGCTTTCCAAAAGAGAACATTTTACTTTGCATCACTGTTAGCGAGGTTTACCAAAAATGAACTTACATATAAGAACACGGAATTTCCCAAAGCTGGTAAGGCATACTTTTCGGAAGCAAGTGAAACAAATTTTCCCATCTATTTGTGGCATAGCGGGTTTTTTGACTATATGGCACTTACTCAGTCTCAGACCTGATACAATATTGCCTTCTCCATTTGAGGTTGTAACCAGTACCTGGGATTTGATTAGAGATCCGTTTTTTATCAAGGGAGGTAATAACAAAGGGTTTTTTTGGCTGATTCTTGCTAGTCTCAAACGAGTCAGTATTGGCTATGTTTTAGCTGCATTAGTAGGAATTCCGGTTGGTTTCGTGATTAGTCTGAGCAGCTTTACAAAACAAGCTATCGATCCCATCATTCAGCTTTTGCGTCCCGTTGCTCCTCTAGCTTGGCTACCAATGGCTCAAGCCATCTTCCTCAAACCAGATCCCTCCGCCATCTTTGTGATATTTATCACGGCTATTTGGCCGATAATTCTTAACACTGCTTTAGGTGTGGAACTCGTCCCTAAAGATTATATGAATGTCTCTAAAGTGTTAGGACTATCAATTACTGAGAACTTTGTCAAAATTTTACTACCTGCTACTCTTCCCTACATCTTCACGGGACTAAGGATAGCCATCAGTCTTTCTTGGTTAGCAGTTGTTGCAGCAGAAATGCTGCTCTCTGACGATGGACTGGGCTTTTTCATTGTGAATGCTTACAACAACTCAGATATTAATGAAATCATATTGGCAGTTTTTTACTTGGGTGGGGTGGGTTTAATACTTGACAAGATGATGGCTTATATATCCTTCAAATTGATGCCGCAGACATAAGCCTTTTCCCAATCAAAAACTGCAAAATATAATAGCAATCTTTTGAAGAATAAAATTATAAATACTAAGATGTACAATTTTGTTGAAATTAGAAGCATCGGTAAAGAATTTGTCGCGCCGGATGGTGGCAGAAATATTGTTCTCAAAGATATTAACCTTGAAATTAAGCAGGGAGAATTTGTTTCTCTCATCGGTCATTCTGGTTGTGGTAAGTCTACCTTGCTCAATATTGTGGCTGGATTAGAAACATCTACAAGAGGTTCTGTGGAAGTAGATGGTCAATTAGTAAGGCGGCCAGGCCTGGATCGTATGGTGGTGTTTCAGAATTATTCACTCTTACCTTGGCTAACAACTTGGGAAAATATAGCTTTAGCTGTAAATAAGGCAATGCCTCGCAAATCTAGGGCTGAACGCCATCAGATTATTGACGCTCACTTAGAAATGGTTGGTCTCAAAGATGCTGCTGCTAAAAAACCAGGACAACTTTCTGGCGGGATGAAGCAACGAGTAGCGTTGGCACGCGCGTTAGCCATTAAGCCAAAACTACTACTGTTAGATGAACCATTTGGTGCATTGGATGCGCTAACCCGCAGTTCTTTGCAAGCTGAGTTAATGCGGATCTGTGACATGAGCCACATCACAACAATTATGGTTACTCATGATGTAGATGAAGCATTATTACTTTCTGATCGAGTGGTGATGATGAACAACGGACCCAGTGCAACTATTGGTCAAATTCTAGAGATTGCTTTTGAACATCCCCGTAGTTTAACAGATATCGTAGATTATCCAGAATATCAGATATTACGCCACCAAATGCTGCAATTTTTGTACAAACAAAAGCACGAACGGCAATTGGAAACTGAGACTGCATTCACTGTGCATAAAGGAGTTTAGAAAGTTTAAATTTCTATTTTTTTACATTTTTTCTACATTTAAAGAAACAAGTTGAAATGGCAAAGCTTTCTAGACGAAAATTTTTAGCCTCTGCTGCTGGTGCAGCGGCCTTAACCCAAACTTTAGGTCATTATTCCACTTCTGCTCAAAGGAGTCCTGGTGTTTATATCGGCTACCGTGATACTCCTGAAATCACAACCGCTAAAATAGGTTTCATCCCAGTTACCAGTTGCTGTCCTTTAATTATTGCTAAAGCTAAAGGATTTTTTGCTAAATATGGTATGCCCGATGTTGAAGTTGCCAAGCAGCCTTCCTGGGCTGTAATGCGAGACAAACTAATGCTGGGTTCGGAAAATGGAGGCTTAGATGGGGGTCATCTGCTTTTTCCAATGGCATACTTGATGGCGACGGGAGAAATCACCTATGGTCGTAAAGTCCCTATGTACATCCTGGCGCGTCTCAATTTGAATGGGCAAGGAGTTTCCGTATCTAATGCCTATAAAGATTTAAAACTTGGTGTCAATAGTTCTCCACTCAAATCAATATTTGCTCAAAAGGCAAAATCTGGAAAAAATTTACTCTGTGCTATTCCCTATCGGCGGGTGACTGGTGATTTTTTTATGCGCTGGTGGCTGGCTGATGGTGGTATTGATCCTGAGCGAGATGTATCACTAATTGTTGTGCCTCCCCCTCAAATGGTCGCCAATATGCGGGCAGGCTCAATGGAAGCTTTCTGTGTGGTAGATCCTTGGCATCAACGGCTGATCAAAGAGGGAATTGGTTACTCCACTGTTACTAGTGGGGAGTTGTGGAACAATCACCCTGAAAAAGCACTTGCCGTGCGTGCTGATTGGGTAGATAAATATCCCAAGGCGGCTAAGGCGCTGTTGGCAGCAGTGTTGGAGGCTCAAATGTGGTGCGACCGCGCAGATAATAAAGAGGAAATGTTTCAGATTGTCTCACAGCGACAGTGGATTGGAATGAACACTGATCTAATTCGCGATCGCATCTTAGGTAAATTTGATTATGGAAACGGGCGTGTGATAGAAAACAGTCCTCATGCTATTAAATTTTGGCGTGAAAGTGCTTCCTACCCTTACAAAAGTCATGACCTGTGGTTTCTAATTGAAGATATGCGCTGGGGGTATCGCTCACCAGAATTTGAAACTAAACCTTTGATTGAGGCTGTAAACCGCGAGGATTTGTGGCGGGAAGCAGCAAAATTAATAGGTCAGGAAAAGGCAATTCCACCTAGTACATCACGAGGTGTGGAGAAATTTTTCAATGGTTTGAAATTTGATCCTGAAAATCCTCAAGCTTATTTAATTTCTACTAACCTTTAATAATAATGACTAACTCACTGTTAGTTTTAAAGACAAGTAACTTAGTAATTTCAGCAGAGACGCTCCAGGAGCAGAGAGAAAGAGATGTTTGAGAAACAGCCAGAAGGTTTACAGCAACGGGTGAAGGAGTTAGCGAACCAAGCTATAGAAGAGGCTAATCCTACTGCATGGTTTGATGTTTTATATAGTCAGTCTCAGGGTGATGTGACACAAATTCCTTGGGCTAAGTTAACTTGTCACCCTTATTTACAAGATTGGTTGACTATTCATGATACTCAAGGTGAGGGACTTTCGGCGCTGGTGATTGGGTGTGGTTTGGGAGATGATGCACAAGCTTTAGCAGACAGGGGTTTTCAGGTTACTGCTTTTGATATTTCGCCTACGGCTATTGATTGGTGTCAGCAACGATTTCCTGATTCTGCTGTGAATTATGTAGTTGCAGATTTGTTAAATTTACCTGCACAATGGCATCAAGCTTTTGATTTAGTTGTAGAAATTCGGAATATCCAAGCTTTACCTTTGAGTCTCCGTTCTACTGTGATTGCGTCAGTGGCTTCTGTAGTCGCCGCAACGGGAACTTTATTAGTGATTAATCGGTTTCGAGACACAGATATAGAACCTGATGGACCTCCCTGGCCTTTGTCTGATTCCGAATTAGCGCAGTTTACAGAATTGGGTTTGCAAGAAGTCAGCCGTGTGCAGTTTTATGAGGGTGAACGGGTGGATGTTCCACAACTACGCCTGGAATATCAGAAATCTGTCCCGCCAAAAGTCTAATTTATTACAGCCCTGGCGACTAGAAGTCGCGGAACCACCCAAACTAAACCCGCCTGCGCGGGTTAAAAATCCCATTTTTTCATTGTCTCGACTAATTCCACGCCGAATACTTCCGCAAAACAGTCAGCTATATTAACGCGCACTTCTTCGCAGGTAATACCGGGAATCCATTCGGCTAAACTGGCGACGGGTTTATCCGCAATACCACAAGGGATAATCTGTTTAAAGCCTGACATATCAGGACAAACATTGAATGCAAATCCGTGCATAGTAATCCAACGGCTGACTTTAATCCCGATGGCGGCAACTTTTCGCCCTTCTAGCCAAACTCCAGTAAAACCCGGTAGGCGATCGCCTGTCAACCCATAAACTGCCAAAACCCGAATTAATACCTCTTCTAATTGCCGTAAATACCAATGCAAATCTTTACAATAATATTGCAGATTTAAAATTGGATACCCCACAACTTGACCAGGGCAATGATAAGTTACTTCGCCACCGCGTTCAACTCTGTGAACATCAAATTTACTTTGATCCAGGTCTTTGAGAAATTCAGGGTTGCTGCCTTGTCCCAAAGTATAGACAGGCGGATGCTCTAATAATATTAACACATCATCCAGACTAGGTTGCAGAATGCGCTCCTGGAGAAGCGATCGCTGCCAAAAAAGCGCCTCTGTGTATGGCATCAATCCGGCATTAAATAACAAACAACGTCTGTAATCTGCTTCCATACTACGAATCATGCCAAAAATCAACAGGGTTATTCACCAAATATATTTCAATTTACAGATATTGAGTCAAGAAATGTCAAGCAATGCAAAGGATTTTAAAGGAACGCCAAAGTCAGGTGCATTCTAGAATACAAAGTGCTAAGTTGAATATATAACCTCAACGGTGTTAGGAGGAAATCTCAGCATCCAGCATCACGCCAAACAGAATCAGAACGAATGCACTGGCTGGTGAATCTCATAAATCGTTTGGATCTCGAACTGGATCACCCATCCAAAACAGAGCCAACGCATAAGCAGTACATTAAAATAGTTCAAAATTTGTTTTGGCGGTAGTGAAAGACCTTACCGCGACTTCTTTTCATACAAAACAAATTCACATCAAATATATTCAGTGGGAGAGTTTACATGAAGCTTGTCATCCACGGCAAAAATATTGAAATCACCGATGCTATTCGGGAGTATGTACATCTAAAAATTGAAAAAGCCGTAAGTCATTTTCAGAACATCACCAATGAAGTGGATGTGCATCTGAGTGTCGCCCGTAATCCTCGAATCACCACCAAGCAAGCGGCGGAAGTCACTATTTTTGCAAATGGTAGTGTTATCCGTGCAGAGGAAAGCAGCGAAAACTTATACGCCAGCATTGACTTAGTAGCAGATAAAATTGCCCGTCAGCTGCGTAAATATAAGGAAAGACTTCAAGATCAGAAAACTAATGCCCCACCCACAAATCAAGTATTAGTTCCTGAACCAGTAGCGGCGGATTTAATAGGCGATCGCACCCCCGAATTACCAAACGAGGTCGTCCGTACAAAATATTTTTCCATGCCACCGATGACCGTTGCAGAAGCCACACAACAGCTGCAACTAGTGGGACACGACTTTTATATGTTCCACAACTCTGAAACTGGCGAAATGAATGTAATTTACGAGCGTAACCACGGCGGTTACGGTGTAATTCAACCCCGTCATAGTAACGGACACACCAACGGCAAAAACGGCAATTCAGCCCAAGCTGTCCCCGCAAAAGCCCACTCCCATAAGTAAGAGTCGGGTCAATACTTATCAGATAAAGCAGACCTAACCCCCCTAACCCCCCTTCCCTACAAGGGAATGGGGGAAACTAGCTCCCCTCTCCTTAACAAGGGAATGGGGTTAACTAGCTCCCCTCTCTAGCTCCCCTCTCCTTACCAAGGAGAGGGGCTGGGGGTGAGGTTCTTTTACACAGCCAACTGTTGCAAAGTCTTCAGCGCTTCCTCAACGTGACCCTTAAAATTCAACATTGAATCAAACACATACTTTACAACGCCCTCCTTATCAATCACATAAGTCACACGACCAGGGACAAAACCAAACATTGCAGTTGCGCCGTATTGCTTCCGCACTTGGTCGCCTTTATCACTCAAGAGCTGAAAAGGTAAATTATACTTCTGTGCAAATTTCTGGTGAGACTCATTAGAATCACCGCTCACGCCAATCACCTCAGCGCCAGCAGTTTTAAACACCTCATATTGATCCCGAAAAGCACAAGATTCGGCTTTACATCCTGGTGTATCATCCTTGGGATAAAAATATAAAACCACAGCTTTTTGACCACGAAAAGCGCTGAGGCTAACTGTGGAACCATTTTGGGCGCAAAGAGAGAAATCAGGCGCAGTATCACCAACTTTAACAGACATATATTTTCTTACCGATTTTATTAAGCGTCAATCTCTGCTAATTCTAACCACCGTTCTGTCGCGGTATCAATCGAGTGCTTGAGAGTTTCCACTTGTTCATAGAGTTTCTGGACTTGGGTGTAATTCCCAGCAGAGACATTTACCAAAGCTTTTTCCACTGTGGCTTTCTCAGTTTCCAACTTGGCAATTTTTCCTTCTAACTCCTCAAATTCCCGCTTTTCCCAGTTTGATAGTCTGCGGCGCTTTTTATTGTCGCTGTCTGAAGACGAAGCTGCAACTTTTACATCTTCCTTGGGTTTTTCCTTCGTATTCGCGGCTTGTTGCTGTTTAGCTTCTTCCTCCTCAGCCTTCTTATAGTCGAGATAAATTGAGTAATTACCTGGATATTTCCGGAGATTACCGCCCTCTTCCAAAGCAAAAATAGTATCTACAGTTCGATCTAAAAAGTAGCGATCGTGAGAAACTGCAATTACACAACCAGGAAAATCTTCTAAATAATCCTCTAGTACCGCCAATGTCTGCACATCTAAATCATTGGTAGGTTCATCTAAAATCAACACATTAGGCGCACCAATCAGAATCCGCAACAAAAACAAACGGCGTTTTTCCCCACCAGATAACTTATTAATGGGCGCGTATTGCTGGTTTCCGGGAAACAGAAACCGTTCTAACATTTGAGAAGCAGAAATTTGAGTTCCATCAGAGACTTTGACAAATTCGCCCTCTTCTTTAATGTAGTCAATCACGCGCTGATTTTCGTCTACGGCTGAAAGTAACTCTTCCGAATGCTGGTCAAAATAGCCGATGTGAATTGTCGTTCCAATATCTACATTACCGGAATCTGGTTGAATACGTTTGGTAATCATATCCATTAAAGTAGATTTACCAGTTCCATTCCCGCCAATAATTCCAATGCGGTCTTCTGGACTAAATTCGTAGGTGAAATCCTTAATTAAAGTCCGTCCATCGTAGCCTTTAGAAATGTTATTTAATTCAATAACTTTTTTACCAATGCGACGGCTAACTGTAGAAATATCAACTTTACCCTGGACTTGTTTAAACTCAGTTTCCCGCAAGCTTTCAACCCGTTGAATCCGAGCTTTTTGTTTGGTACTTCTGGCTTTTGGTCCTCTGCTTAACCATTCTAATTCTCGGCGTAATATACCTTTGTGTTTGCGTTGGCTACTAATTGCCGATTCTTCAGCTAAAGCTTTCTTTTCCAGGTAATATGAATAATTACCAGAATAAGTGTAAATATCGCCTCGGTCGATTTCAATAATTCGGTTTGTAACTTGGTCGAGAAAATAGCGGTCGTGAGTTATCAGCAAAAGTGCGCCCCGAAAGCGATTTAAATAACTTTGTAGCCATTCTACAGACAGCGCATCCAGATGGTTTGTAGGTTCATCCATCAATAAAACATCTGGTTCTGATAGTAAAGCTGTTGCTAAAGCGATACGCTTGCGATAGCCTCCTGATAAAGTACCAATAACCGCATCAAAATCAGAAATTCCTAACTTAGTCAAGATAATTTTGGCGTTGGTTTCCAGTTCCCAAGCGCCAGCAGTTTCCATGCGTTGCATTACCCCAGACAAGCGGGACATCAATTGACTATCTTCTGGATGGTGAACAAGTTTATGAGATAGTTCTTCATACTCACGCACCAAAGCCAAATGTTCACCACTGTCAGCAAAAATTTGCTCTAAAACTGTGTGATTTTCATCTAAATCTGGCTGCTGCGGTAAATAAATTACTTTTGCACCAGAACTAAAGGTAATTTGTCCACTATCAATTGATTCTAATCCGGCAATCATTTTTAATAAAGTTGACTTACCAGAACCGTTAGTCCCAATTAAGCCAACTTTATCGGTAGCATCTAAGCTAAAACTAGCATCTCGTAAAAGTTCTTTGATGCCAAAATCTTTTTTAACTGATTGTAATGTAATAATACTCATAAAAATTAGTCATTGGTCATTGGTCATTAGTCGGTGTCTTTAGAAAATCTAGTTTTAGCAAAAAAGGAACATTCCAGATTTGGCAAAAATATCCGGGACTCAGACAAACACTGTTTTACAGCGCTTTTGATTTGAATGAAGCACAGAATTATCTGTGTACCCTGCACCGATAGCGGAGCCGGGCGCTAGCCATAACCACTCTATATCTACATCTGTGTTCATCTGTGTCCATCTGTGGTTCCTTATTTCTTGCTGTACCTCATTTAATTGCAAAACGCACCTGTAAATCCTCTTACCTTTGTATATTAGCGGTTTATTTTTTCACCCTCCAGGATAAGTCACAATCCCATCAGTAACTGCTGTTTGGAATGTTTCCACCGACACCCACTAATTTTCAGCAAATAAATCCAGGGGTAAATGTCCATACATTTCGTTGATTCCCCCCTCATTATAAGATTGGCAAGAAATTAATACACCCCGATGATGTCCTGAGTATGAATCGAGATAACATAACCCATTTTTGCCATTTAATTTGATATAAACTGGCCCTTCGGGTGTGGCTAAATCGCTGGGGACTTCATAGCCAAAAGCATGAGAATAAGTCCTCATAGCCAGTATGCCATCTTCTGCCGTATCAGCACAAATACCTAATATTTGGTAATCTGAAATACTAGCTACCAAAGTTAAAGCCCGACGCACCAAGGCTTTTTCTGAAGGTTTGAGAATGGGTGCGATGTCTAAGCAGTTGAATTTATGCAGAATTTTTGTAGCTTCTGAGATTGTGAGGTTTTGGTGGTTTGGTGTCGTCATAAATCAATTTATGATTTTCTGGGTTTGGCTTTGGTGTCTGAGGTGGGTTACTCCCACCCCATTTTGCATTATTTACTCAAATTATGGTTGATTGTATTCGGGATTTCCCAGGTTGAAAAGGAATGGCACACCGCCTTTGGAGTCACCACCCATAACGAGGACTCTGGGCATCTGAGAGCCGCCATTTCTCCAAGCTTCAATTGCTTCTTTTTGCAGAACTAACTGCCCACCTTGGGCTTTGAGGGTCTCGGCTAAGAGTCTTTGAGCTTCGGCTCTACCCTTGGCGCGATTTACATCTGCTTGTGCTTCTTGTTCAGCTTCTCGTGCTACGTAAACGGCTCTTTGGGCGCGCTGTTCAGCTATTTGTTTTTCTTCTACAGCTCTGGCAAATTCGGGTGAGAAATTTAAGTCAACTACGCTAGTATCTAGCACAATTATCCCATATTTGGCTAGGCGATCGCCCAAAGCAAAATCAAAGTCTTCTTTTAATTCACTCCTTTTGGTAATTGCTTCTTCTACTGTTCTTCTAGCAGCAGCGATTTTAAACGCTTCCTGTGTCTGAGGAGCAATGATTTTTGAGACAATATTTGCTAAGGTTCCTTGTTTCCTTCTTACCTCAACTACCTTTGTGGGGTCAAGGCGAAAGTTAATGGCAAATCTGGCTGATAAATTTTGCAAGTCCTTGGTAGAACTTTCGGCGGGGACTTCAAATTTTTGTACTGTCAAATCATACACATCAACTACTGAAACAAG encodes:
- a CDS encoding SRPBCC family protein, with translation MSKTNDPNQKTDFSNAIGDLDIEIESETLKSATDSAILQPLEIKIEKLEGRQRKIFAKIQIPYPLEQVWQVLTDYEGLPEFMPNISQSRRLEHPTGGIRLEQLRTKSFMGMNFAVRSVIDVEENFPHEIHYQLIEGDMKALSAYWRLKPWSLSDSKAGIALIYDFLVLPKPIFPMPLVEHILSHDIPASMLAIRQRVEEIYGSK
- the ntrB gene encoding nitrate ABC transporter permease gives rise to the protein MNLHIRTRNFPKLVRHTFRKQVKQIFPSICGIAGFLTIWHLLSLRPDTILPSPFEVVTSTWDLIRDPFFIKGGNNKGFFWLILASLKRVSIGYVLAALVGIPVGFVISLSSFTKQAIDPIIQLLRPVAPLAWLPMAQAIFLKPDPSAIFVIFITAIWPIILNTALGVELVPKDYMNVSKVLGLSITENFVKILLPATLPYIFTGLRIAISLSWLAVVAAEMLLSDDGLGFFIVNAYNNSDINEIILAVFYLGGVGLILDKMMAYISFKLMPQT
- a CDS encoding ABC transporter ATP-binding protein, whose amino-acid sequence is MYNFVEIRSIGKEFVAPDGGRNIVLKDINLEIKQGEFVSLIGHSGCGKSTLLNIVAGLETSTRGSVEVDGQLVRRPGLDRMVVFQNYSLLPWLTTWENIALAVNKAMPRKSRAERHQIIDAHLEMVGLKDAAAKKPGQLSGGMKQRVALARALAIKPKLLLLDEPFGALDALTRSSLQAELMRICDMSHITTIMVTHDVDEALLLSDRVVMMNNGPSATIGQILEIAFEHPRSLTDIVDYPEYQILRHQMLQFLYKQKHERQLETETAFTVHKGV
- a CDS encoding CmpA/NrtA family ABC transporter substrate-binding protein, with amino-acid sequence MAKLSRRKFLASAAGAAALTQTLGHYSTSAQRSPGVYIGYRDTPEITTAKIGFIPVTSCCPLIIAKAKGFFAKYGMPDVEVAKQPSWAVMRDKLMLGSENGGLDGGHLLFPMAYLMATGEITYGRKVPMYILARLNLNGQGVSVSNAYKDLKLGVNSSPLKSIFAQKAKSGKNLLCAIPYRRVTGDFFMRWWLADGGIDPERDVSLIVVPPPQMVANMRAGSMEAFCVVDPWHQRLIKEGIGYSTVTSGELWNNHPEKALAVRADWVDKYPKAAKALLAAVLEAQMWCDRADNKEEMFQIVSQRQWIGMNTDLIRDRILGKFDYGNGRVIENSPHAIKFWRESASYPYKSHDLWFLIEDMRWGYRSPEFETKPLIEAVNREDLWREAAKLIGQEKAIPPSTSRGVEKFFNGLKFDPENPQAYLISTNL
- a CDS encoding class I SAM-dependent methyltransferase, which produces MFEKQPEGLQQRVKELANQAIEEANPTAWFDVLYSQSQGDVTQIPWAKLTCHPYLQDWLTIHDTQGEGLSALVIGCGLGDDAQALADRGFQVTAFDISPTAIDWCQQRFPDSAVNYVVADLLNLPAQWHQAFDLVVEIRNIQALPLSLRSTVIASVASVVAATGTLLVINRFRDTDIEPDGPPWPLSDSELAQFTELGLQEVSRVQFYEGERVDVPQLRLEYQKSVPPKV
- the lipB gene encoding lipoyl(octanoyl) transferase LipB; amino-acid sequence: MIRSMEADYRRCLLFNAGLMPYTEALFWQRSLLQERILQPSLDDVLILLEHPPVYTLGQGSNPEFLKDLDQSKFDVHRVERGGEVTYHCPGQVVGYPILNLQYYCKDLHWYLRQLEEVLIRVLAVYGLTGDRLPGFTGVWLEGRKVAAIGIKVSRWITMHGFAFNVCPDMSGFKQIIPCGIADKPVASLAEWIPGITCEEVRVNIADCFAEVFGVELVETMKKWDF
- the hpf gene encoding ribosome hibernation-promoting factor, HPF/YfiA family is translated as MKLVIHGKNIEITDAIREYVHLKIEKAVSHFQNITNEVDVHLSVARNPRITTKQAAEVTIFANGSVIRAEESSENLYASIDLVADKIARQLRKYKERLQDQKTNAPPTNQVLVPEPVAADLIGDRTPELPNEVVRTKYFSMPPMTVAEATQQLQLVGHDFYMFHNSETGEMNVIYERNHGGYGVIQPRHSNGHTNGKNGNSAQAVPAKAHSHK
- a CDS encoding peroxiredoxin, producing the protein MSVKVGDTAPDFSLCAQNGSTVSLSAFRGQKAVVLYFYPKDDTPGCKAESCAFRDQYEVFKTAGAEVIGVSGDSNESHQKFAQKYNLPFQLLSDKGDQVRKQYGATAMFGFVPGRVTYVIDKEGVVKYVFDSMLNFKGHVEEALKTLQQLAV
- a CDS encoding ATP-binding cassette domain-containing protein gives rise to the protein MSIITLQSVKKDFGIKELLRDASFSLDATDKVGLIGTNGSGKSTLLKMIAGLESIDSGQITFSSGAKVIYLPQQPDLDENHTVLEQIFADSGEHLALVREYEELSHKLVHHPEDSQLMSRLSGVMQRMETAGAWELETNAKIILTKLGISDFDAVIGTLSGGYRKRIALATALLSEPDVLLMDEPTNHLDALSVEWLQSYLNRFRGALLLITHDRYFLDQVTNRIIEIDRGDIYTYSGNYSYYLEKKALAEESAISSQRKHKGILRRELEWLSRGPKARSTKQKARIQRVESLRETEFKQVQGKVDISTVSRRIGKKVIELNNISKGYDGRTLIKDFTYEFSPEDRIGIIGGNGTGKSTLMDMITKRIQPDSGNVDIGTTIHIGYFDQHSEELLSAVDENQRVIDYIKEEGEFVKVSDGTQISASQMLERFLFPGNQQYAPINKLSGGEKRRLFLLRILIGAPNVLILDEPTNDLDVQTLAVLEDYLEDFPGCVIAVSHDRYFLDRTVDTIFALEEGGNLRKYPGNYSIYLDYKKAEEEEAKQQQAANTKEKPKEDVKVAASSSDSDNKKRRRLSNWEKREFEELEGKIAKLETEKATVEKALVNVSAGNYTQVQKLYEQVETLKHSIDTATERWLELAEIDA
- a CDS encoding DUF1824 family protein; amino-acid sequence: MTTPNHQNLTISEATKILHKFNCLDIAPILKPSEKALVRRALTLVASISDYQILGICADTAEDGILAMRTYSHAFGYEVPSDLATPEGPVYIKLNGKNGLCYLDSYSGHHRGVLISCQSYNEGGINEMYGHLPLDLFAEN
- a CDS encoding prohibitin family protein, translating into MKSQQFGNWQTTVFGIVLALIVLVGLNSFVILTPGQAGVISILGSARDGALLEGIHIKPPLVSVVDVYDLTVQKFEVPAESSTKDLQNLSARFAINFRLDPTKVVEVRRKQGTLANIVSKIIAPQTQEAFKIAAARRTVEEAITKRSELKEDFDFALGDRLAKYGIIVLDTSVVDLNFSPEFARAVEEKQIAEQRAQRAVYVAREAEQEAQADVNRAKGRAEAQRLLAETLKAQGGQLVLQKEAIEAWRNGGSQMPRVLVMGGDSKGGVPFLFNLGNPEYNQP